A genome region from Blautia coccoides includes the following:
- a CDS encoding AraC family transcriptional regulator, whose protein sequence is MNQELLKELKKITAEEQALLDGQKCINPSLYNLEHSMTIDNKKLLEHGKLLEIRPHTRFVHFPKHNHNYVEMIYMCSGSTRHLINGSEVLLGTGELLFLSQTATQEIYPAGYDDIAVNFIILPEFFGQPLGMIGTEDNMLRTFIIECLKNGSQNIHYLHFKAADILPIQNLVENLIWTLHNKQPNKRSSNQVTMGLLFLQLMNYIDKAEIGQENYEQELLLTVFQYIEEHYSDGELSALAQELGYDLYWLSRVIKRLTGKNYKDLLQEKRLNQAAHLLRNTSLTVTDIGLHVGYHNFSYFYKIFKARYGMSPRCYRHLKEPVSH, encoded by the coding sequence ATGAATCAAGAACTTCTGAAGGAACTGAAAAAAATAACAGCGGAGGAACAGGCCCTGTTAGACGGGCAGAAATGTATCAATCCCTCCCTCTACAATCTGGAACACTCCATGACCATTGACAACAAAAAACTTCTGGAACACGGAAAGCTCCTGGAGATCCGTCCCCATACCCGTTTTGTCCACTTTCCCAAGCATAACCACAACTACGTGGAAATGATATATATGTGCTCCGGCAGCACCCGCCACTTGATAAACGGCTCAGAGGTCCTTCTGGGCACCGGGGAACTCCTCTTTTTAAGCCAGACTGCCACCCAGGAAATATATCCCGCGGGATATGACGACATTGCCGTTAATTTTATCATCCTGCCGGAATTTTTCGGCCAGCCCCTTGGTATGATCGGCACAGAGGACAATATGCTGCGCACCTTTATCATCGAGTGTCTGAAGAACGGCAGCCAGAATATCCATTATCTTCACTTTAAAGCTGCGGATATCCTACCGATCCAAAACCTTGTGGAAAATCTCATTTGGACGCTGCACAACAAACAGCCCAACAAGCGCAGTTCCAACCAAGTCACCATGGGCCTGCTCTTTCTGCAGCTCATGAATTACATTGACAAAGCTGAGATCGGACAGGAAAATTATGAGCAGGAGCTGCTGCTCACAGTGTTCCAATATATCGAGGAGCACTACAGCGACGGGGAACTGTCCGCGCTGGCCCAGGAACTGGGCTATGATCTCTATTGGCTGAGCCGCGTCATCAAGCGGCTGACAGGAAAAAATTACAAGGATCTGCTCCAGGAAAAAAGACTGAACCAGGCAGCCCACTTGCTCCGGAATACTTCCCTCACTGTGACAGATATCGGCCTGCATGTGGGATACCACAATTTCAGTTATTTCTACAAAATATTCAAGGCCCGCTACGGCATGTCTCCCCGTTGTTACCGCCATTTAAAAGAACCTGTATCCCATTAA
- a CDS encoding HD-GYP domain-containing protein → MNNRQTILIVDDVEMNRAILDATFSEDYRILEAENGKQAMELIMEQQDRLAAILLDVVMPVMDGFEVLEEMQKLELTHKIPVFLITAENSQEVLKRGYELGVVDIIGKPIIPFFIRRRIGNVIRLNNIVNEQEALLREQAQEIRELNSSIIETLSTAIEFRDCESGEHVTRIRDLTLILLRVIKEMDPSCCIEEDDLPIIADAAVMHDVGKIAIPDGILNKPGRLTAEEFEIMKTHTIRGCELLDSVPRFRENHVYKYAYDICRHHHERWDGRGYPDGLKGDEISIQAQVVSVADVYDALVSDRVYKKAYPHDTAYEMIRNGECGCFSPLLMEGLSRAKDKMKALYQREK, encoded by the coding sequence ATGAACAACAGACAGACAATTTTGATTGTAGATGATGTGGAAATGAACCGTGCGATTTTGGATGCTACCTTTTCGGAAGATTACAGAATCTTAGAAGCTGAAAACGGAAAGCAGGCCATGGAGCTTATCATGGAGCAGCAGGACAGGCTGGCCGCCATACTGCTTGACGTAGTTATGCCTGTTATGGATGGATTTGAAGTGCTGGAAGAGATGCAGAAGCTTGAGCTGACGCATAAGATTCCTGTCTTTTTGATAACAGCAGAGAACTCTCAGGAAGTTTTAAAAAGAGGGTATGAACTGGGTGTTGTGGATATTATCGGAAAGCCGATCATTCCCTTTTTCATCCGCCGAAGGATCGGCAATGTAATACGGCTCAACAACATTGTGAATGAGCAGGAAGCGCTGCTGAGGGAACAGGCCCAGGAGATACGGGAGCTGAACAGTTCTATCATCGAGACGCTCTCCACGGCCATTGAGTTCAGGGACTGCGAGTCCGGTGAGCACGTTACCAGGATTCGGGACTTGACGCTCATTCTTCTGCGGGTCATCAAGGAGATGGACCCGTCCTGCTGTATTGAGGAGGATGACCTGCCAATAATAGCAGATGCCGCAGTCATGCATGACGTGGGTAAGATCGCCATTCCTGACGGCATTCTCAACAAGCCGGGCAGGCTTACAGCGGAAGAATTTGAGATCATGAAGACACATACCATACGTGGCTGTGAGCTTCTGGACAGTGTGCCGCGGTTCCGCGAGAACCATGTGTACAAATATGCGTATGATATCTGCCGCCATCACCATGAAAGGTGGGACGGACGGGGATATCCGGACGGGCTGAAGGGAGATGAGATATCTATTCAGGCACAGGTGGTGTCTGTGGCAGATGTCTATGACGCCCTGGTCAGTGACCGTGTATACAAAAAAGCATATCCCCACGATACAGCGTATGAGATGATACGCAATGGGGAATGCGGCTGCTTCAGTCCTCTCTTGATGGAAGGACTCAGCAGAGCCAAGGATAAGATGAAGGCTCTCTATCAGAGAGAAAAATAA
- a CDS encoding DegV family protein yields MSDYVIMTDNTVDMPLAWLKEHQVDYLCLSCNMDGEIYDKEHVIEDKEFYRRMRAGSMPTTSQVNPTAAEEIFESVLKEGKDVLYLAFSSGLSGTYNSCRVAVEELRDSYPDRKLEVIDTLAASMGEGLLVWYAVKMKEEGKSMEEVAQWVKENILHTGHVFTVDDLNHLYRGGRVSKATAVLGTLANIKPMLHVDNEGKLIPVGKVRGRKKSLATLVSMMEERVGTYRDKNEIVLISHGDCEEDAAYVAKLVEEKFGITNVMMNPIGATIGAHAGPGTVALFFLGEYR; encoded by the coding sequence CACCAGGTGGATTATCTCTGCCTGTCCTGTAATATGGACGGGGAGATTTATGACAAGGAGCATGTTATAGAGGATAAAGAATTTTACAGGCGTATGAGGGCAGGCTCTATGCCCACCACATCGCAGGTGAATCCCACAGCAGCAGAGGAGATTTTTGAGTCTGTGCTGAAAGAGGGGAAGGATGTTCTGTATCTGGCATTCTCATCCGGACTCAGCGGTACTTACAATAGCTGCCGTGTTGCGGTGGAAGAGCTTAGAGACTCCTATCCTGACAGAAAGCTGGAGGTGATCGACACTCTGGCCGCGTCCATGGGAGAAGGCCTGCTTGTGTGGTATGCTGTTAAGATGAAGGAAGAAGGAAAGTCCATGGAGGAAGTGGCGCAGTGGGTCAAAGAAAATATTCTTCATACCGGTCATGTCTTCACTGTGGATGACTTAAACCATCTATACCGTGGCGGACGTGTGTCAAAGGCAACAGCGGTTCTGGGAACACTGGCGAATATCAAGCCTATGCTCCATGTGGACAATGAAGGAAAGCTTATACCAGTTGGAAAAGTCAGAGGACGGAAAAAATCCCTGGCAACCCTGGTGTCCATGATGGAAGAGAGAGTGGGAACTTACCGGGATAAAAATGAGATCGTCCTGATCAGCCATGGAGACTGTGAGGAAGACGCGGCGTATGTGGCAAAGCTTGTAGAAGAAAAGTTCGGCATTACAAATGTAATGATGAACCCTATAGGAGCCACGATCGGCGCCCATGCCGGCCCGGGTACGGTGGCACTGTTTTTCCTTGGGGAATACAGGTAA